The Pseudomonas sp. B21-023 genomic interval CGATCCAGGGCCAGGTCCTTGTCGGCCAGGCGGCGCAGGTAGCGCATCAGCTCGGTTTCGCTGTGGTAGCGGTTGAACACCGGGTGCTCGAGGATCGCCGACTGGCGCAGCAGGCCGGCCGGCAGGCGCACGGCGACCGTGTTGGCCAGGGCGGTGAAGTCAGGGCTGGCCTGGCCGTTGGCGAACAGCTGCCACAGGGCCTCGACATCGGCCTGGGTGCTGGTTTCGTCCAGCGACAGGCCCAGCTGGGCGGCGTCGACCTGGCGCAGGTTGATGCCCTGGGCGCGGGCCTTGTCGTGCAGCGCGCCGGTGCTGTCACCGGTGGCCAGGGTCAGGGTGTCGAAGAAATCACCGGTGACGACCTTGATGCCCAGCTTGATCAGGCCGGTAGCGAGGATCGCGGTCAGCGCATGGGTGCGCTCGGCAATGCGCTTGAGGCCGGCAGGGCCGTGGTACACGGCGTACATGCTGGCGATGTTGGCCAACAGCACCTGGGCGGTGCAGATGTTGCTGGTGGCCTTCTCGCGGCGGATGTGCTGCTCGCGGGTCTGCATGGCCAAGCGCAGGGCTGGCTTGCCGAAGCGGTCGATCGATACCCCGACCAGACGGCCCGGCATGTCGCGCTTGAAGGCGTCGCGGGTGGCGAAGTAGGCCGCGTGCGGGCCACCGAAGCCCAGGGGCACGCCGAAGCGCTGAGCGCTGCCGATGGCCACGTCGGCGTCGAACTCGCCCGGTGGGGTGAGCAGGGTCAGGGCCAGCAGGTCGGCGGCCACGGCCACCAGGGCGCCTGCGCCGTGCAAGCGCTGCACCACCTCGCGGTAGTCGAACACGTCACCGTTGCTGGCCGGGTACTGCAGCAGGGCGCCAAAGAAGGCGCTGACGTCGCCCAGTTCGCGCTCGTCGCCCACCACCACCTCGATGCCCAGGGGTTCTGCGCGGGTGCGCAGCACGTCGAGGGTCTGCGGGTGGCAGTGCACGGAGGCGAAGAAGGCATGGCTGGCCTTGTTCTTCGACAGGCGCTTGCAGAAGGTCATGGCTTCTGCGGCGGCGGTGGCCTCGTCGAGCAGGGAGGCGTTGGCGATCGGCAGGCCGGTGAGGTCGCTGATCAGGGTCTGGAAGTTCAGCAGCGCTTCCAGGCGGCCCTGGGAAATCTCCGGTTGGTACGGGGTGTAGGCGGTGTACCAGGCCGGGTTCTCCAGCAGGTTGCGCAGGATCGGTGCCGGGGTGTGGGTGTTGTAGTACCCCTGGCCGATGTAGCTCTTGAACAGCTGGTTCTTGCCGGCGATGGCTTTCAATGCGGCGAGGGCATCGGCCTCGCTCTGCCCGTCGTGGCTGCCGAGCACGCTGGTGCCCTTGATGCTGTCGGGGATGACCGCGGCGGTCATGGCTTCCAGCGAGTCGAAGCCCAGGGTCGTGAGCATGGCCTGCTCGTCAGCGGCGCGTGGGCCGATGTGGCGGGCGATGAATTCGTTGGCGGTGCCGAGGTTGATGGTCATGGTGATTCCTCAGGCGTCGTCGTTGGCTTTGAGCAGGCGGTCGTAGGCATTCTGGTCGAGCAGGGCTTCGACTTCAGCCATGTCGGCAGGCTTGAAGCGGAAGAACCAGCCTTCGCCCAGCGGGTCTTCGTTGACCAGTTCGGGGCTGTCGTTGAGATCTTCGTTGACCGCGACCACTTCACCGGTCAGTGGCATGTACACGCCGCTGGCGGCCTTGACCGACTCCACGGTGGAGGCTTCGGCGCCCTTGTCGTACTGCTGCAGCTCCGGCAGTTGCACATAGACCACATCACCCAAGGCGTTCTGGGCATAGGCGGTGATGCCCACGGTGACGCTGCCATCGGCTTCGACGCGCAGCCATTCGTGATCTTCGGTGAAACGCAACTCGCTCATGGGAATTCCTCGGGAAGCAGGGGCGTTGGGCGCGGTAGGCTCCGCGCTCTTAAGGTTGGAATTCCCTTAGCAATAATGCGGCCAGTCTTAAAAAGGCTTACAAATCAAATAGTTAGTTTATGAATGCAATCGATTTGTCATTTTTGTGGAATGAAATCGATACAGGAGGAGGGTGATTCAAAAGCATTGTGGGATCAAACCCTTGTGCACAGGCACCCAGATGGATGTGTAGCGAATTCGGTACGATGTAATGATTTCAATACGGCCTGCTTCCGGGGGCAAGACTGGTCCGGCGAAGCGGCATCAGGCCTTGTTTGGAATACCGTACTTGCGCAAGCGCTGGGCTATCGCGGTATGCGAGGTTTGCAAGCGCCCCGCCAACTGCCGCGTCGAGGGATAGCTGGCATACAGGCGTTGCAGCAACTCCCGCTCGAAATCCCCCACTGCCTGTTCCAGGCTCGCTACCTCGCCATCCTGCCCCCGCGCGACCGAGGTGCCGGCGATGTCCAGATCGCCGATATCCACCACATTGCTTTCACAGATGGCCGCGGCGCGGAAGATCACGTTCTGCAACTGGCGCACGTTGCCAGGCCAAGGGTTGGCCAGTAATGCCGGGTGTGTAGCGGGTGCGAGCCGGCAGGGCGGGCGCTGGATCTGGGTGCAGGCCTGCTGCATGAAAAATTGCGCCAGCGACAGGATGTCCTGGCCGCGCTCGCGCAGTGGCGGCACCTGCAGGTTGAGCACGTTGAGGCGGTAGAACAGGTCTTCACGGAAGGTGCCCTCGGCGACCATGCGCTCGAGGTCGCGGTGGGTGGCGCTGATGATGCGCACATCCACCTTCACCTCGCGGTCGCCGCCGACGCGGCGGAAGCTGCCGTCGCTGAGGAAACGCAGCAGTTTGGCCTGCAGGTACGGCGACATCTCGCCGATCTCGTCGAGGAACACCGTGCCCTGGTTGGCCAGCTCCATCAGCCCGGGCTTGCCGCCGCGCTGCGCGCCGGTGAAGGCGCCCGGGGCGTAGCCGAACAGCTCGCTCTCGGCCAGGCTCTCGGGCAGTGCCGCACAGTTGAGGGCGAGGAACGGCGCGGCATGGCGGCTGCTGATGGCGTGGCAGGCGCGCGCCACCAGCTCTTTGCCAGTGCCGGTTTCGCCATTGACCAGCAGCGGCGCGTCGAGGGCCGCCACGCGCAGGGCGCGGGCCTTGAGGGTGCGAATCGTCGGGGAGTCGCCGAGCATGGCGTCGAAGCCTTCGGCGTGGTCGTGGTGCAGGGCCGACAGGCGCTCGCCCATACGGTTGGGCGGGTACAGCGTCAGTAGGCCGCCGGCATGGGTGATTGGCGTGGCGTCGAGCAGCAGGCTCTGGCCGTTCAACTGCATTTCGCGCATGGGCAGGTGGAAATTGTTGTCCAGCAGGGCCTGGAGCAGGTCGGGGTCGCCGAACAGCTCGCCCACCGAACGCCCGGCGGACTCACGTCCGCACAGGGCGATCAGCGCCGGGTTGGCCAGCAGCACCTTGCCGGCACTGTCCACCGCCAGCACCGGGTCGCTCATGGCGGCGAGCAGGGCGTCGAGTTGCAGGTGCCGGCGTTGGCCGGGGAGGATGTCGACCACTTCCACCGATTGCACGCCGCGTACCTCGAACAGCGCGTCGTGCAGTTCTTCGAGCACGGCGGGGCTCAGGGTAGGGGCATCGATGTAGACGTTCGGCGGGACCATCTCCACGGCATCGAGGTTGAGGTTGCGGGCGCCGAGCAGGGCCAGGACTTCCTGGGTGATGCCGACGCGGTCGATGAAGCTGACGTGGATGCGCATGGGGAGATCGGGGCAGTGGCCAAGCGAGTGCGCCAGTATGCCTTGGGAAGGGCGCTAAACCCAATCGCGGGGCAAGCCCGCTGCCACGAAGCCCCGCGATTGGACTCAGCCCAGATGCTCAGGCTTGATCGAATCGCCTGATTTCACATCGAGCTTCTGGCGAATGTCTTCGAACATGTAGTCGTAGAGCTTGTGCGGCGAACCGAGACTCTCGAACTTCTTCGGCGCTGGCAGGTACGACTGGGCCTTGCGGCTCAACTGCATCAGAAAGCTCGGCAGCACCTGGTCCTTGGCCAGGAAGAACTTCTCATCGACGGCCTTGCCCTCGATGTGGCCATGCATGCGGAACTGGATGCCGCGGCCTTCGCTGGGATCCGACACGGCCTCGTAGTCGATGCACAGGTCGTAGCTGTGGTCGTTGGTGTTCAGCGCGGTGCGCTCGATATGCACGTGACCGGGTTGATACTGGGCCATGGCGAGGTCCTCCGGAAGGTTGAAAACGGCCGGTGCCAGGCACCGGCCAACTGCGTTCAACGGTAGCTGATTCCCGGCTTGGCGGTGGAAACGCGGGTACCGGCGGTGCCTTTGACGATGTCCTCGATGTTCTCCAGCGAGCTGATGACCGCGACCTTGCCGGTATGCCGGGCGAAATCGCAGGCGGCCTGCACCTTCGGCCCCATGGAGCCGGCGGCAAAGCCCAGCTTCTCGAGCTCGTCGGGGTGCGCCTGGGCGATGGCCTTCTGGGTCGGCTTGCCGAAATCGATGTACGCCGCATCGACGTCGGTGGCGATGATCAGCAGGTCGGCTTCCAGCTGTTCGGCCAGCAGCGCCGAGCACAGGTCCTTGTCTATCACCGCCTCGATGCCCTTGAGCTTGCGGTTTTCGTCGTACATGGTGGGGATGCCGCCGCCGCCGGCGCAAATCACGATGCTGCTTTTTTCCAGCAGCCACTTGATCGGGCGGATCTCGAAGATGCGCTTGGGTTTCGGACTGGCCACCACCCGGCGGTACTTGTCGCCGTCGGGCTTGACCACCCAGCCTTTGTCCTTGGCCAGGCGCTCGGCCTCGTCCTTGGCGTACACGGGGCCGATGAACTTGGTCGGGTCCTTGAATGCCGGGTCGTTGGCGTCCACTTCAACCTGGGTGAGCAGCGTGGCGAACGGCACCTCGAAGTCCAGCAGGTTGCCCAGTTCCTGTTCGATCATGTAGCCGATCATGCCTTCGGTCTCGGCACCGAGGACGTCCAGCGGGTAGGCTTCGTCTGGCTTGTACGACAGCCCTTGCAACGACAGCAGGCCGACCTGCGGCCCGTTGCCGTGGGCAATGACCAGTTCGTTGCCGGGATGGATCTTGGCGATCTGTTCGGTGGCGGTGCGGATATTGGCGCGCTGGTTGTCGGCGGTCATCGGTTCGCCGCGGCGCAGCAGGGCGTTGCCGCCCAATGCAACAACGATACGCATGGGGAATGTCCTTCAGAAAGACTATGGGGCGGACCCGTGGGAGCGGCGCACCGCCGCTCCCACAAAAGCCCTTGGTCGGGGGTTACAGATCAGCCAGGGTCGACACCAGGATCGCCTTGATCGTATGCATGCGGTTTTCCGCCTGCTCGAAGGCGATGCACGCCGGCGACTCGAACACGTCATCGGTCACTTCGATGCCGTTGGCCAGGTGCGGGTACTGTTCGGCGATCTGCTTGCCGACCTTGGTGTCGGAGTTGTGGAACGCCGGCAGGCAGTGCATGAACTTGGTGCG includes:
- the gcvP gene encoding aminomethyl-transferring glycine dehydrogenase, translating into MTINLGTANEFIARHIGPRAADEQAMLTTLGFDSLEAMTAAVIPDSIKGTSVLGSHDGQSEADALAALKAIAGKNQLFKSYIGQGYYNTHTPAPILRNLLENPAWYTAYTPYQPEISQGRLEALLNFQTLISDLTGLPIANASLLDEATAAAEAMTFCKRLSKNKASHAFFASVHCHPQTLDVLRTRAEPLGIEVVVGDERELGDVSAFFGALLQYPASNGDVFDYREVVQRLHGAGALVAVAADLLALTLLTPPGEFDADVAIGSAQRFGVPLGFGGPHAAYFATRDAFKRDMPGRLVGVSIDRFGKPALRLAMQTREQHIRREKATSNICTAQVLLANIASMYAVYHGPAGLKRIAERTHALTAILATGLIKLGIKVVTGDFFDTLTLATGDSTGALHDKARAQGINLRQVDAAQLGLSLDETSTQADVEALWQLFANGQASPDFTALANTVAVRLPAGLLRQSAILEHPVFNRYHSETELMRYLRRLADKDLALDRSMIPLGSCTMKLNAASEMIPVTWAEFGNLHPFAPAAQSQGYLQMTSELEAMLCAATGYDAVSLQPNAGSQGEYAGLLAIRAYHRSRGDSHRDICLIPSSAHGTNPATAHMAGMRVVVTACDARGNVDIDDLRAKAIEHRERLAAIMITYPSTHGVFEEAIGEICAIIHDNGGQVYIDGANMNAMVGLCAPGKFGGDVSHLNLHKTFCIPHGGGGPGVGPIGVKAHLAPFLPGHAQLENTQGAVCAAPFGSASILPITWMYIRMMGGAGLKRASQMAILNANYIARRLEEHYPVLYTGGNGLVAHECILDLRPLKDTSGISVDDVAKRLIDFGFHAPTMSFPVAGTLMIEPTESESKEELDRFCNAMIQIREEIRAVENGSLDKDDNPLKNAPHTAAELAGEWVHGYSREQAVYPLPSLVEGKYWPPVGRVDNVFGDRNLVCACPSIESYQDV
- the gcvH gene encoding glycine cleavage system protein GcvH, with the translated sequence MSELRFTEDHEWLRVEADGSVTVGITAYAQNALGDVVYVQLPELQQYDKGAEASTVESVKAASGVYMPLTGEVVAVNEDLNDSPELVNEDPLGEGWFFRFKPADMAEVEALLDQNAYDRLLKANDDA
- a CDS encoding sigma-54-dependent transcriptional regulator encodes the protein MRIHVSFIDRVGITQEVLALLGARNLNLDAVEMVPPNVYIDAPTLSPAVLEELHDALFEVRGVQSVEVVDILPGQRRHLQLDALLAAMSDPVLAVDSAGKVLLANPALIALCGRESAGRSVGELFGDPDLLQALLDNNFHLPMREMQLNGQSLLLDATPITHAGGLLTLYPPNRMGERLSALHHDHAEGFDAMLGDSPTIRTLKARALRVAALDAPLLVNGETGTGKELVARACHAISSRHAAPFLALNCAALPESLAESELFGYAPGAFTGAQRGGKPGLMELANQGTVFLDEIGEMSPYLQAKLLRFLSDGSFRRVGGDREVKVDVRIISATHRDLERMVAEGTFREDLFYRLNVLNLQVPPLRERGQDILSLAQFFMQQACTQIQRPPCRLAPATHPALLANPWPGNVRQLQNVIFRAAAICESNVVDIGDLDIAGTSVARGQDGEVASLEQAVGDFERELLQRLYASYPSTRQLAGRLQTSHTAIAQRLRKYGIPNKA
- a CDS encoding DUF5064 family protein, giving the protein MAQYQPGHVHIERTALNTNDHSYDLCIDYEAVSDPSEGRGIQFRMHGHIEGKAVDEKFFLAKDQVLPSFLMQLSRKAQSYLPAPKKFESLGSPHKLYDYMFEDIRQKLDVKSGDSIKPEHLG
- the arcC gene encoding carbamate kinase, whose protein sequence is MRIVVALGGNALLRRGEPMTADNQRANIRTATEQIAKIHPGNELVIAHGNGPQVGLLSLQGLSYKPDEAYPLDVLGAETEGMIGYMIEQELGNLLDFEVPFATLLTQVEVDANDPAFKDPTKFIGPVYAKDEAERLAKDKGWVVKPDGDKYRRVVASPKPKRIFEIRPIKWLLEKSSIVICAGGGGIPTMYDENRKLKGIEAVIDKDLCSALLAEQLEADLLIIATDVDAAYIDFGKPTQKAIAQAHPDELEKLGFAAGSMGPKVQAACDFARHTGKVAVISSLENIEDIVKGTAGTRVSTAKPGISYR